The following nucleotide sequence is from Aneurinibacillus soli.
CTGATGGCACAACCGAAGCTGCTCATTCTTGATGAACCGGCTACTGGACTTGATGTATTCGCCAGAGAACAGTTACTACAAACAGTGGAGCACATGGGCAAGCGCCCGGATGGTCCGACTTTGATTTATGTGACGCATCATCCAGAAGAGATTATGCCCATATTCAGTCACGTATTGTTGCTGAAACAGGGAGAGGTATTCCGGGCTGGGCAGACAGCTGATATTTTGACGTCTGAGACGATGTCGGCATTTTTTGATACAGCAGTTGAAATCGCGTGGCGCGGCGATCGGCCGTGGCTTACGCTTTGCCAGGAGGAGAGAGAGAGTAATGAATGAGAGAATGATAAAAGAGTTGCAGGAGTTGCTGTCACCCGAACAAGTAAGTGTAAACTCGACTGTGCTTGAGCAGCATGCCAAGGACGAATCCCATCATCCCTCCCATTTGCCGGATGTAGTGGTGTTTCCGACTTGCACAGAAGACGTGAGTCGGGTGCTGACATGGGCGAATGAGAATCGTGTGCCGGTTGTGCCGTTTGGAGTAGGGTCCGGGCTGGAAGGACAGGCGATTCCGTACCAGGGTGGCATCTCGCTTGATTTTCAACAGATGAATCACATTCTTGAGATTCGTGCCGAAGATATGCTGGTGCGGGTACAGCCGGGCGTAACCCGGATGCAGTTGAATCGAGAATTGAAGAAACACGGCTTGTTCTTCTCAGTTGATCCAGGAGCAGATGCGACACTTGGCGGAATGGCAGCTACGAATGCGAGTGGAACGACATCGGTGCGTTACGGTATTATGCGTGATCAAGTGCGGGACCTGGAAGTTGTGTTAGTAGATGGCCGCGTAATCCGCACAGGCGGTAAGTCGGCCAAGTCCTCATCAGGGTATCATCTGACGGGTCTGTTTGTCGGCTCGGAAGGAACATTGGGTGTGTTTACAGAGCTAACCTTGCGTTTGTATGGCATTCCGGAAGCCACGATGTCTGCGCGTGCAAGCTTTCCTGCGATCAGTGATGCGGTCAATACGGCGTATGCGATTATGGCGGCTGGTATTCCGGTAGCCCGCCTGGAGCTTGTCGATGCACGTTCCATCCGACAGGTCAACACATATAAAGGCACGACGTATCCTGAATCGGCCACGCTGTTCCTCGAATTCCATGGCAATGAGGCCGGCCTGAAACAGGATATAGCATTTGCCCGTGAACTGGCAGATGAGCAACAGTGCACTGCTTTCGTATTCGAGTCAGAATCACTCGGACAGGCAGCGCTGTGGGAGGCGCGTCATCATATGGCTTACGCGTTCATGCATGGCTATCCAGGACGGGGCATGCTAACGACAGATGTATGTGTTCCTTTGTCTGAATTGACAGGTGCCATTGCCTTTGCG
It contains:
- a CDS encoding FAD-binding oxidoreductase encodes the protein MNERMIKELQELLSPEQVSVNSTVLEQHAKDESHHPSHLPDVVVFPTCTEDVSRVLTWANENRVPVVPFGVGSGLEGQAIPYQGGISLDFQQMNHILEIRAEDMLVRVQPGVTRMQLNRELKKHGLFFSVDPGADATLGGMAATNASGTTSVRYGIMRDQVRDLEVVLVDGRVIRTGGKSAKSSSGYHLTGLFVGSEGTLGVFTELTLRLYGIPEATMSARASFPAISDAVNTAYAIMAAGIPVARLELVDARSIRQVNTYKGTTYPESATLFLEFHGNEAGLKQDIAFARELADEQQCTAFVFESESLGQAALWEARHHMAYAFMHGYPGRGMLTTDVCVPLSELTGAIAFAEEQLASTGMIGAIVGHVGDGNFHTLLMIDKTNPQEVEQAEKVNDYIVNYALERGGTCTGEHGVGIGKIKYQEKEHGTALDVMRSMKEMFDPQNILNPGKILPL